One window of Alkaliphilus metalliredigens QYMF genomic DNA carries:
- the uxuA gene encoding mannonate dehydratase codes for MKMTLRWFGSLHDTVTLEQIRQIPGCVGVITTLYGSKPGEVWSREAIRAMKEEVEAAGLELSGIESVNIHDDIKIGISTREQYIANYIETLENLGKEGIDLVCYNFMPVFDWTRSELAKERPDGSTVLSYDQELVDKIDPDKMFEEMEANSGGFILPGWEPDRLARIKELFQMYKEVDEEKLFQNLVYFLKAIMPTCEKYGMKMAIHMDDPAWPVFELPRIVNNKENIQRLLDAVPIMNNGLTLCTGSLGSNPQNDIPDMIRSFKGRIHFGHVRNLIHLAPGKFDEAAHLSSDGSLDMYEIMKAFYDIGMTGPIRPDHGRMIWGEKAIPGYGLNDRALGATYLNGLWEAIEKTSKK; via the coding sequence ATGAAAATGACATTGAGGTGGTTTGGAAGCCTACATGATACAGTAACATTAGAACAAATAAGACAGATTCCTGGTTGTGTAGGTGTTATTACAACTCTTTATGGTTCTAAACCTGGAGAAGTATGGAGTCGAGAAGCCATTAGGGCTATGAAGGAAGAGGTAGAAGCAGCAGGACTTGAATTGAGTGGTATTGAGAGTGTAAATATACATGATGATATTAAAATTGGTATTTCTACAAGGGAGCAATATATTGCAAATTATATCGAGACTCTCGAAAATCTTGGCAAAGAAGGAATTGATTTAGTATGCTATAATTTCATGCCTGTATTTGACTGGACAAGATCTGAGCTTGCAAAAGAAAGACCTGACGGATCTACAGTTCTTTCCTATGACCAGGAACTTGTGGATAAAATTGATCCTGATAAAATGTTTGAAGAAATGGAAGCCAATTCTGGTGGATTCATCCTACCTGGTTGGGAACCAGATAGACTTGCAAGAATAAAAGAACTATTTCAAATGTATAAAGAGGTAGATGAAGAAAAGTTATTTCAAAATCTTGTATATTTCTTGAAAGCGATTATGCCAACCTGTGAAAAATATGGAATGAAGATGGCCATTCATATGGATGATCCTGCATGGCCTGTATTTGAATTACCAAGAATTGTAAATAACAAGGAGAACATTCAGAGGCTATTAGATGCAGTTCCCATAATGAATAATGGTCTTACATTATGTACAGGTTCCTTAGGCTCAAACCCTCAAAATGATATCCCAGATATGATAAGAAGCTTCAAGGGAAGAATTCACTTTGGCCATGTAAGAAACCTTATCCATCTTGCACCAGGAAAGTTTGACGAGGCGGCTCATCTATCTTCTGATGGGTCTCTAGATATGTATGAAATCATGAAAGCATTTTATGATATTGGCATGACAGGACCCATTAGACCTGACCACGGAAGGATGATTTGGGGGGAAAAGGCGATACCTGGTTATGGTTTAAATGATAGAGCTTTAGGTGCAACCTATCTAAATGGATTATGGGAAGCAATAGAGAAGACATCTAAAAAATAA
- a CDS encoding YcxB family protein, producing MRDMKYKFNYQTTAFDIWQLSMYGVYGSMVGVSNIIFTVAMLLLTARFWGDVNSFMKILLIIGICIFTVIQPALVYMRGKRQVATLPHEMEIGFDDNGIHINTEEQSSYLKWDAVEGVLKKPTMIVILSRDKHGFILTNRALGKQKEAFYNYVFSKIQR from the coding sequence ATGAGAGATATGAAATATAAATTCAATTATCAAACAACAGCTTTTGATATTTGGCAGTTATCAATGTACGGTGTTTATGGTTCAATGGTAGGGGTAAGTAATATTATATTTACTGTTGCGATGTTATTGTTGACAGCAAGGTTTTGGGGAGATGTAAATAGCTTTATGAAAATCCTGCTAATAATCGGGATTTGTATATTTACGGTTATTCAACCTGCACTGGTTTATATGCGAGGAAAAAGACAGGTAGCAACTCTGCCACATGAGATGGAGATAGGCTTTGATGATAATGGAATTCATATAAACACTGAAGAGCAAAGTTCATATTTAAAATGGGACGCCGTTGAGGGCGTATTAAAAAAACCGACTATGATTGTTATATTGTCAAGGGATAAACATGGTTTCATATTAACCAATAGAGCATTAGGTAAACAAAAAGAAGCCTTCTATAATTATGTATTTTCAAAAATTCAAAGATAA
- a CDS encoding TRAP transporter large permease yields MSAESMAILILLGSFFIMILLRFPIAYAVAISSVFTLMYQGLPLNTIAQQMVKGISYFSLMAVPFFITMGVLMGSGGISEKLILLAKACVGWMRGGMAMVNIVSSYFFGGISGSAAADTASLGSILIPMMVDQGYDDDFSTAITITSSVEGLLVPPSHNMVIYATTAGGISVGSLFLAGYVPAAILAITLMIGSYIISVKRNYPKGEKFSMINLLKQIFISFWALAAVLIVVVGVVGGVFTATESAAVAVIYSLIVSVYIYKGLDWKGVWKVLEACVDTLSIVLILIATSSIFGFLLTRLRVPTLASNAIIGLTDNPILLALLLNIILLVLGCIMDMAPIILIATPILLPIATSIGIDPIQFGIMVVLNCGIGLLTPPVGSVLFIGSAVGKVPMERVVKATLPFYICMIITLLLITFVPATSLWLPSLFR; encoded by the coding sequence ATGAGTGCTGAAAGTATGGCGATACTGATTTTGTTGGGTAGTTTTTTCATCATGATATTGTTACGGTTTCCTATTGCTTATGCAGTGGCTATATCATCTGTGTTCACTCTTATGTACCAAGGACTTCCACTTAATACCATTGCTCAGCAGATGGTAAAGGGGATTAGTTATTTCAGTCTTATGGCAGTACCTTTTTTTATTACAATGGGGGTTCTCATGGGATCTGGAGGTATCTCTGAAAAACTGATTCTTCTGGCGAAGGCTTGTGTAGGCTGGATGCGAGGAGGTATGGCTATGGTTAACATCGTTTCGTCTTACTTCTTTGGAGGTATCTCTGGTTCGGCAGCAGCAGATACTGCATCTCTTGGTAGTATTTTAATTCCTATGATGGTAGATCAAGGCTACGATGATGACTTTTCAACTGCAATTACCATTACATCATCCGTTGAAGGACTTTTGGTTCCGCCAAGTCATAACATGGTTATTTATGCCACCACTGCAGGTGGTATTTCCGTAGGAAGCCTTTTTCTTGCAGGCTATGTACCCGCCGCAATACTGGCAATAACCTTGATGATAGGCTCTTATATTATTTCTGTTAAGAGAAACTATCCAAAGGGCGAGAAGTTCAGCATGATAAATTTATTAAAACAAATTTTCATTTCATTTTGGGCTCTTGCAGCCGTTCTGATCGTTGTAGTAGGTGTTGTTGGTGGCGTTTTTACTGCTACAGAATCTGCAGCCGTTGCGGTTATTTACAGTTTGATTGTTAGTGTATATATTTATAAAGGCCTTGATTGGAAGGGTGTCTGGAAAGTGCTTGAAGCCTGTGTAGATACACTTTCAATTGTGCTCATTCTGATCGCAACTTCTAGTATTTTTGGATTTTTACTGACGCGATTGCGCGTTCCTACGTTAGCATCAAATGCAATTATAGGTCTTACGGATAATCCTATACTTTTAGCACTGCTTTTGAATATTATCCTTTTGGTGCTTGGATGTATTATGGACATGGCTCCAATAATACTGATTGCTACCCCAATCTTACTACCAATTGCAACTTCAATCGGCATTGACCCTATTCAGTTTGGTATTATGGTTGTTCTAAACTGTGGTATAGGTCTTTTAACACCACCTGTTGGGTCGGTACTATTTATTGGTTCTGCAGTTGGGAAGGTGCCAATGGAGCGGGTTGTAAAAGCTACATTGCCATTTTATATATGTATGATTATTACCCTTTTACTGATTACCTTTGTTCCCGCAACGAGTCTATGGCTTCCATCCTTATTTAGGTAA
- a CDS encoding TRAP transporter small permease — protein sequence MLNIFNTIDKIKPAYDMVYKIVLLLCKLLLIVDILITTMAVAGRYISFIPDPAWSEEVVLTLMAYMAVLSAALAIRRKAHIRMTAFDKYLPKKVLIALDILADVAVLALGVIMVVVGWRYAMLLGSRGSYVSMPSVSRFWMYFPVPLAGTAMVIFEIESIYNHIKEFFVKEEVYNEC from the coding sequence ATGTTAAACATTTTTAATACAATAGACAAGATAAAACCTGCATATGATATGGTTTATAAGATTGTCCTTTTATTATGTAAGTTACTTTTAATAGTAGATATTCTCATTACCACCATGGCAGTGGCTGGTCGATACATTTCTTTTATTCCAGATCCAGCATGGAGTGAAGAAGTGGTGTTAACTTTAATGGCATATATGGCAGTTCTCTCAGCGGCTTTGGCTATCAGGAGAAAGGCACATATTCGTATGACAGCATTTGACAAGTATTTGCCTAAAAAAGTCTTAATCGCTTTGGACATCCTTGCGGATGTTGCTGTTTTAGCACTTGGAGTGATTATGGTAGTTGTTGGTTGGAGATATGCAATGCTGCTGGGTTCAAGAGGATCCTATGTGAGCATGCCAAGTGTTTCTAGATTCTGGATGTATTTTCCAGTTCCCCTAGCAGGTACAGCCATGGTGATTTTCGAAATCGAGTCTATATATAATCATATTAAAGAATTTTTTGTAAAAGAGGAGGTATACAATGAGTGCTGA
- the dctP gene encoding TRAP transporter substrate-binding protein yields MKKGFKLLSLGFALVLIVATLAACGMQTPEQTTTEEPTQESTQEQTNQEASEITLVYAEVNPLDTIVGQTGNVFKEKVEELSGGKIKIDIQASGVLGSENDVLDTMLGGGGTIDISRISAFALTSYGGEKSKLLSVPFTFVNREHFWNFATSDLAPEFLLEPHENGTGVRGLFYGEEGFRHFFTVDPVNSMEDLKGMKLRVSNDPVMNGMVRGIGADPTVVSFGELYSALQTGVVDGAEQPIANYKSNAFHEVAPNMILNGHTLGAIQVVMTDEAWDKLTTEQQDILMEAGRYASEFNREISEEAENKVLAELKAEGINIVEVSDITPWQEAVKDVVASETANNAELYQKIVDMQ; encoded by the coding sequence ATGAAAAAGGGCTTTAAATTATTATCATTAGGTTTCGCGTTAGTGTTAATTGTTGCAACATTAGCAGCCTGCGGCATGCAAACACCAGAGCAAACAACAACGGAAGAACCGACTCAAGAATCGACTCAAGAACAAACAAATCAAGAAGCATCAGAGATTACTCTTGTATATGCAGAAGTTAATCCACTTGACACTATTGTTGGTCAAACAGGAAATGTCTTTAAAGAGAAAGTTGAAGAACTTTCAGGTGGAAAGATTAAGATTGATATTCAGGCAAGCGGTGTTCTAGGATCAGAAAATGATGTTCTAGATACAATGCTTGGCGGTGGAGGAACAATTGATATTTCTCGTATCTCAGCCTTTGCTCTTACAAGCTACGGCGGAGAAAAGTCAAAATTACTTTCTGTTCCTTTTACATTTGTAAACCGTGAGCATTTTTGGAACTTTGCTACATCTGACCTAGCTCCTGAATTCCTTCTAGAGCCACACGAAAATGGTACTGGTGTTAGAGGTTTATTCTATGGAGAAGAAGGTTTCCGTCATTTCTTTACAGTTGATCCAGTTAATAGTATGGAAGACTTAAAAGGTATGAAACTAAGAGTATCAAATGACCCTGTTATGAATGGGATGGTACGAGGAATCGGTGCCGATCCTACAGTTGTATCTTTCGGTGAACTTTATTCTGCACTTCAAACAGGTGTAGTTGATGGTGCTGAACAGCCTATTGCAAACTACAAATCAAATGCATTCCACGAAGTTGCACCAAATATGATTCTTAATGGTCATACACTTGGAGCGATCCAAGTAGTCATGACAGACGAAGCTTGGGATAAACTGACAACAGAACAGCAAGATATTCTTATGGAAGCTGGTAGATATGCATCAGAATTTAATAGAGAAATTTCTGAGGAAGCTGAAAATAAAGTACTGGCAGAGCTAAAAGCAGAAGGTATTAATATTGTAGAAGTTAGCGATATTACACCTTGGCAGGAAGCAGTTAAAGATGTCGTTGCTTCTGAAACAGCAAATAATGCTGAACTTTATCAAAAAATTGTTGACATGCAATAG
- a CDS encoding GntR family transcriptional regulator produces MILQIEKQRDGMTVGDYVYEVIKRNIINLNMAPGNKVSEKEISDLLNVSRTPVREAFIKLAKEGLLYILPQRGTYISYIDLDTVEDARFIRESLEKSVLKIATERFPEELLDVLQENINAQKNLIEKRAFFEFLEMDEAFHKTIFMGCNRLRTWSFIQQINSEYKRVRILTFIADINWKSIIGQHMQILESIRTHDEIMGQEVINSHIKKLLFEQIELKEKYPQYFKAD; encoded by the coding sequence ATGATTTTACAAATAGAAAAACAACGAGATGGAATGACAGTTGGTGATTATGTATATGAAGTCATCAAAAGAAACATCATTAACCTTAATATGGCTCCGGGGAATAAGGTGAGTGAAAAGGAGATTTCTGATCTTCTGAATGTGAGTAGAACCCCGGTCAGAGAAGCTTTCATTAAATTAGCCAAAGAAGGCTTACTCTACATCCTTCCCCAGAGAGGAACTTATATTTCCTATATTGATTTAGATACTGTTGAAGATGCAAGATTTATTAGGGAGAGCTTAGAGAAGTCTGTGCTTAAGATTGCTACAGAAAGATTTCCAGAGGAGTTATTAGATGTTCTTCAAGAGAATATCAATGCACAAAAGAATCTAATAGAGAAGAGAGCGTTTTTTGAGTTTCTAGAGATGGATGAAGCGTTTCATAAAACTATATTTATGGGATGCAACAGATTAAGAACATGGTCTTTCATACAACAAATTAATTCAGAATACAAGCGTGTTCGTATACTTACCTTTATTGCAGATATCAATTGGAAAAGTATCATTGGGCAGCATATGCAGATTTTAGAGAGTATTAGAACTCATGATGAAATAATGGGCCAAGAAGTGATAAACAGTCATATCAAAAAGCTACTGTTTGAGCAGATAGAGTTAAAAGAAAAGTATCCTCAATACTTTAAAGCTGATTAA
- a CDS encoding SWIM zinc finger family protein has product MSYYGFPKYESVAEKKAKALKALEKLKKKNPEIEPVIIEGRTLAKSWWGKAWNLNLESYADYRNRIARGKSYVRNNTILDLKISKGSVEAKVQGSVSKPYDVKIRIDALSSKKWEQVIALCNRRIDSLEQMIEGKFPKELEVLFTERKYGMFPSPKEIHFDCSCPDWASMCKHVAAVFYGIGARLDINPMLFFDLRDLDGQELIRKSMEQKLESMLKNAGKKSKREIADEDISDLFGL; this is encoded by the coding sequence ATGAGCTATTACGGATTTCCAAAGTATGAATCAGTAGCAGAAAAAAAAGCAAAGGCCCTCAAGGCTCTGGAAAAATTAAAAAAGAAAAATCCTGAGATTGAACCTGTGATCATAGAAGGGAGGACCCTGGCGAAAAGTTGGTGGGGAAAGGCATGGAACTTAAATCTAGAAAGTTATGCAGACTATAGAAATCGTATCGCAAGGGGTAAAAGCTATGTTCGCAACAATACCATCTTAGACTTAAAGATATCTAAAGGATCCGTAGAGGCTAAAGTTCAGGGTAGTGTTTCAAAACCCTATGATGTCAAGATTAGAATTGATGCTTTAAGCAGTAAGAAATGGGAGCAGGTCATAGCATTATGCAATCGTAGAATCGACTCACTTGAACAAATGATTGAAGGGAAATTTCCAAAGGAATTAGAGGTTTTGTTTACAGAGAGAAAGTACGGCATGTTTCCATCACCCAAAGAAATCCATTTTGACTGTAGCTGTCCTGACTGGGCCAGTATGTGCAAGCATGTGGCCGCAGTATTTTATGGAATAGGTGCCAGATTAGACATAAATCCCATGCTCTTTTTCGACCTCAGGGATTTAGATGGGCAAGAACTTATCAGAAAATCAATGGAGCAAAAACTGGAAAGTATGCTAAAAAATGCAGGTAAAAAAAGCAAGAGAGAAATTGCCGATGAAGATATATCAGATCTATTTGGGCTGTAG
- a CDS encoding DEAD/DEAH box helicase has protein sequence MKEIKVLNAYFLPETFVIDEVKNQPDNTIKIWIEAFETDKYSALFHLGFLKKEKWFSPSIEYLHHIAEMLIKKLSQQSEIELNRDAVQVDLSEGELYQLKEELPFLIGMEYVDDNWLRGLWEALLDVFKSEIKDYDGTVARYFVEHNASINVVGRVFFHLVENKEEKYPFAFMATYSTKPVKSKRAVHTPLKNALAEFDGDEKKLLSLISTVIKAAEKSAFISELLESGELFSPLKLTVKEAYTVLKEIVIYEEAGIMCRVPDWWRKRNNSIRLSVTVGEKEPSKIGLDAIMDFLPSLNIGDDVITEHDLKAFLDMAEGLVQYKGKWVEIDKKKLEAVLLAFDKVKDLTKDEVLSLGDAMRLELNMNKLLNISTDEIDVSVSNGQWLRSMKESLIHPAGIEKVGTASSFHATLRAYQETGYHWLNQMSQLGFGACLADDMGLGKTVQMIAFLEYRRVNSSGQALLILPASLIGNWQKEIEKFAPEMPYQILHKSDSKSSETLQIRDGNFLYITTYGMAVRLEVLQNRQWDYLILDEAQAIKNPGTKQTKAIKGISAKMRIAMTGTPIENRLSDLWSLFDFLNQGLLGTTKEFTEFTKGLEDNTSGYAKLRKMIQPFLLRRLKTDKSIIVDLPDKLEMNAYTTLSKKQIALYKQLIEQISEKLKVAEGIERKGLVLSSIMKFKQICNHPDQYMGREDYKSEHSGKFEQLREICQIIHEKRERVLIFTQFREMTEPLSDFLSGIFSKEGFVLHGGTPVKKRNEMVEQFNGEHYIPYMVLSLKAGGVGLNLTAANHVIHFDRWWNPAVENQATDRAFRIGQTKNVMVHKFVTKGTIEEKIDAIIEEKQKLSGDILSAGGEQWITEYNNEELMKMFALGGVE, from the coding sequence ATGAAAGAAATAAAAGTGCTTAATGCCTACTTTTTGCCAGAAACCTTTGTTATTGATGAAGTTAAAAATCAACCTGATAATACAATTAAAATATGGATAGAGGCCTTTGAAACCGATAAATACAGTGCCTTATTTCATCTTGGATTTTTAAAAAAGGAGAAATGGTTTTCACCCTCTATTGAGTATCTTCACCACATTGCAGAAATGTTGATAAAAAAACTAAGTCAACAATCAGAAATTGAACTTAACCGGGATGCAGTACAAGTTGATTTGTCCGAGGGCGAGTTATATCAGCTTAAGGAAGAACTCCCTTTTCTAATTGGTATGGAGTATGTTGATGACAACTGGCTTCGAGGATTATGGGAAGCGTTACTTGATGTTTTTAAGTCGGAAATTAAGGACTATGACGGTACAGTTGCCAGATATTTTGTCGAGCATAATGCAAGTATCAATGTGGTGGGAAGAGTGTTTTTTCATTTGGTTGAAAATAAAGAAGAAAAGTATCCATTTGCCTTTATGGCTACCTATTCAACAAAACCAGTTAAAAGTAAGCGCGCAGTACACACACCCTTGAAAAATGCATTAGCAGAATTTGATGGGGACGAAAAAAAATTATTATCGCTCATTTCTACGGTTATCAAGGCAGCTGAAAAGAGCGCTTTCATCTCAGAATTACTTGAAAGTGGTGAACTGTTCTCGCCTTTAAAACTAACGGTTAAGGAGGCGTATACAGTTTTAAAGGAAATAGTGATTTATGAAGAAGCTGGAATTATGTGCAGAGTGCCAGATTGGTGGCGTAAAAGAAATAATTCCATCCGACTTTCGGTCACGGTGGGAGAAAAAGAGCCATCCAAGATTGGTTTGGATGCTATTATGGACTTTTTACCCTCTCTAAATATAGGAGACGACGTAATAACAGAGCATGACTTAAAAGCATTTTTGGACATGGCTGAAGGGCTAGTTCAATATAAAGGAAAATGGGTTGAAATTGACAAAAAGAAACTAGAAGCTGTTCTTTTAGCCTTTGACAAGGTAAAGGACCTAACAAAAGATGAAGTTTTGTCTCTTGGAGATGCAATGAGGTTAGAATTAAATATGAATAAGTTGTTGAATATCTCAACTGATGAGATTGATGTATCCGTATCTAATGGTCAATGGCTCAGATCTATGAAAGAAAGTTTGATTCATCCTGCTGGAATTGAAAAAGTAGGCACTGCATCTTCGTTTCATGCAACGCTACGAGCATATCAGGAAACGGGTTATCACTGGCTTAACCAAATGTCCCAATTGGGATTTGGTGCTTGTTTAGCGGATGACATGGGACTGGGTAAAACGGTTCAGATGATTGCTTTTTTGGAATATCGCAGAGTCAATAGTAGTGGGCAGGCGCTCCTTATCTTGCCTGCATCGCTTATTGGAAACTGGCAGAAGGAAATCGAAAAATTTGCTCCTGAAATGCCCTATCAAATACTTCATAAAAGTGACTCTAAAAGCTCGGAAACTCTCCAAATCAGGGATGGAAATTTTTTATACATCACCACTTATGGTATGGCAGTTAGGTTGGAAGTACTCCAAAATAGACAATGGGATTATTTGATTTTAGATGAAGCACAAGCCATAAAGAATCCAGGAACCAAGCAGACCAAGGCCATAAAAGGGATTTCAGCCAAAATGCGAATTGCAATGACGGGAACACCCATTGAGAACCGATTAAGTGATCTATGGTCATTATTTGATTTTTTGAATCAGGGGCTACTGGGAACAACTAAAGAATTTACTGAATTTACGAAAGGGCTTGAGGATAACACAAGCGGATATGCAAAACTTCGCAAGATGATCCAGCCCTTCTTATTGAGAAGACTGAAAACTGATAAAAGTATTATAGTGGATCTTCCAGACAAACTGGAAATGAATGCCTATACCACATTGTCTAAAAAACAGATCGCCCTCTATAAGCAGCTGATTGAACAGATTTCAGAAAAGCTGAAAGTGGCGGAAGGGATTGAGCGAAAGGGTCTTGTCTTATCCAGCATTATGAAATTCAAGCAAATCTGTAATCATCCTGATCAATATATGGGCAGAGAAGATTATAAATCGGAACATAGTGGCAAGTTTGAACAGTTGAGAGAAATATGCCAAATAATACACGAAAAAAGAGAACGAGTACTTATTTTCACACAATTTAGGGAGATGACGGAACCTCTTTCGGATTTTTTGAGTGGCATATTTTCCAAAGAGGGATTTGTGCTTCATGGTGGTACGCCTGTGAAAAAACGAAATGAGATGGTTGAGCAGTTTAATGGTGAGCATTATATTCCTTATATGGTACTCTCTCTTAAGGCTGGAGGTGTTGGACTTAATCTGACAGCGGCCAACCATGTCATTCATTTTGACAGATGGTGGAATCCGGCTGTTGAAAATCAAGCAACTGATCGAGCCTTTCGTATTGGTCAGACAAAAAATGTTATGGTGCATAAATTTGTTACAAAAGGCACTATAGAAGAAAAGATTGATGCTATTATTGAGGAAAAACAGAAATTGTCAGGAGACATATTAAGCGCCGGTGGCGAACAGTGGATTACAGAGTACAATAATGAAGAATTGATGAAAATGTTTGCATTGGGTGGTGTAGAATAA
- a CDS encoding IS1096 element passenger TnpR family protein, whose product MLERLEVDRVIAVQSEAIDSEELFPVTRELIYNYDFGDNWIVIITKHKDCDNLLKQNIIDEYELEEAKDTVLSKHKPVCINKDGISVLDNVGGLSGFADLLGTIYEGEDKEERASVRAWAQSLGWNTRKVSNKMML is encoded by the coding sequence ATGTTGGAACGACTAGAAGTTGATAGAGTTATTGCTGTTCAAAGTGAGGCGATTGATTCAGAAGAATTATTTCCTGTAACAAGGGAACTTATTTACAATTATGACTTTGGTGATAACTGGATAGTTATCATAACTAAACACAAAGATTGTGATAATCTACTGAAACAAAACATTATTGACGAATATGAGCTTGAAGAAGCGAAAGATACAGTATTGAGTAAGCATAAACCAGTTTGTATTAATAAAGATGGCATATCTGTACTTGATAATGTTGGGGGATTAAGTGGATTTGCTGATTTATTAGGGACTATTTATGAAGGAGAAGATAAAGAAGAAAGGGCTAGTGTTCGGGCATGGGCACAGAGTCTTGGCTGGAATACTAGAAAAGTTTCTAATAAAATGATGTTGTAG
- a CDS encoding REP-associated tyrosine transposase: protein MPRTARKKSETRTYHIILRGINRQSIFEDDEDKEKLLQTLIRYKEKCEYSIYAYCLMDNHIHLLLKEGKEPLEQIMRRISGSYVYWYNKKYERIGTLFQDRFKSEPVETESYFLTVIRYIHQNPIRAGMIRNIKDYRWSSYREYSVTPKIIDKEYVLKIFAKDNDIAIKLFIKFNKENNNDECLEIEEKKKNISDDELRQIIKNQFKVEAWTLQNESKEKKEMMLKKALEIEGISTRQLARVTGVSANIIWKL from the coding sequence ATGCCAAGAACAGCCAGAAAGAAGAGTGAAACTAGAACATATCATATAATATTGAGAGGAATAAACCGACAGAGCATATTTGAGGATGATGAAGATAAAGAAAAGCTATTGCAGACGTTAATAAGATATAAAGAAAAGTGTGAATATAGTATATATGCATACTGCCTCATGGATAATCACATACATCTATTGTTAAAAGAAGGAAAAGAACCACTAGAACAAATAATGAGACGTATAAGTGGAAGCTATGTATATTGGTATAACAAAAAATATGAACGGATAGGAACTTTATTTCAAGATAGATTTAAAAGTGAACCCGTAGAGACGGAATCATATTTTTTGACGGTTATAAGATACATTCATCAAAATCCTATAAGAGCAGGAATGATAAGAAATATAAAAGACTATAGATGGAGTAGTTATAGGGAGTATTCAGTAACCCCCAAAATAATAGATAAGGAATATGTACTTAAAATATTTGCTAAAGACAATGATATAGCTATTAAATTATTTATTAAATTTAACAAAGAGAATAATAATGATGAGTGCTTAGAAATCGAGGAAAAAAAGAAGAATATATCAGATGATGAATTAAGACAGATAATAAAAAATCAATTTAAGGTAGAAGCATGGACGTTACAAAATGAATCAAAAGAAAAGAAGGAAATGATGTTAAAGAAAGCCTTAGAGATAGAAGGAATATCAACAAGGCAGCTGGCAAGAGTTACTGGGGTCTCGGCGAATATTATTTGGAAATTATAA